The following proteins are co-located in the Montipora capricornis isolate CH-2021 unplaced genomic scaffold, ASM3666992v2 scaffold_429, whole genome shotgun sequence genome:
- the LOC138035605 gene encoding nucleotide-binding oligomerization domain-containing protein 2-like isoform X2: MPPKLRVKPPKQSDLPVDSKPWEDADLPIDILLITVEDCDFLSCFSFLDQPFKSYKEEVGWIYFGYTGNNGNQEKLKVALMKCSKGAAVPGGSLTAVKNAVRVLSPKAVFSVGTCSGLSSDKVKLGDVVVSAKLTTAAGFKSPVSRRMSDLVRDAPYGWVAPLENPDELEVEVHCDGDILSQTQAARCGCADLHLQYPEAIAVETEGEGVFAAAYDEKIEWVVVKGVASFVNQTQLSRSEWMSFASTMAASVVAKMLNDPVVFEEWPHCNQDASCEPRMPSEVQGKLETKCGTARKDISLTYHGLSPNQAREEEKESKQHAATSSCQSHIIESIRQIYQTNEGVVLPVPWNEGFSFQLENIFTRLKIVPKEKTRGTLAKEITNMTSIFTSHEDCQHPRVVLIEGEPGMGKTTYCKKLAYDWATKQHHKWDASFPRVEVLLLLRCRDIDSSIWEAIDDHILPEEVDPELKETFFRFVRENPSKVLLVLDGLDEADPQKLAVYFSLIQRKLLPGCHIVLTSRHEAGIKVRPYSDTLLEIVGFTRSDAECFITKYFRDAVQMGEKLINVLWHPYDADEHIEGNLNELTKNPLNTLLLCLLFEDFGGVLPNNRTQLYVEIVVFVLRRYEMKKHLPSSGKDLLIVYKKELMTLGRMALESLFKGEQHFDDVRWNFTESLFIKFGFLSIQAGGSKRTPCCRYSFFHKSFQEFFSGLYLAFSILDGEIDKKSVLTDERYFRELNQVFMFMSGIISSQCEETAVSIVNSVASLASVRGRRSPHGAELYVKLALDVIGESKTCSENLYTKLANTFGKSLDLTEIRIDFMSRTSIAAFSQAFTVNTSLTTLHLSGDFIGVEDAISLSLSQALAVNTSLTTLNLTGSFIGAEGATSLSQALTVNTSLTTLILWGSFIRAEGATSLSQALAANTSLTTLDLSHNSIGDEGATSLSQALAVNTSLTTLKLSGSFIGAEGATSLSQALAVNTSLTTLDLSGNSIGAEGATSLSQALAVNTSLTTLDLCGNFIGAEGATSLSQALAVNTSLTTVHLYGNSIGAEGATSLSQALALNTSLTTVHLYGNFIGAPRPSLDPRIILWW; encoded by the exons ATGCCCCCAAAACTCAGGGTCAAGCCACCAAAGCAGAGTGATCTTCCAGTTGACAGCAAACCCTGGGAAGATGCTGATCTGCCAATTGATATTTTGTTAATAACAGTGGAGGATTGTGATTTCTTGAGTTGTTTCTCATTTCTGGATCAACCCTTCAAAAGTTACAAGGAAGAAGTTGGTTGGATCTATTTTGGATACACTGGTAATAATGGTAACCAAGAGAAGCTTAAAGTTGCATTAATGAAATGTTCTAAAGGTGCCGCAGTCCCAGGGGGATCATTAACAGCTGTAAAGAATGCTGTCAGGGTCTTAAGCCCTAAGGCAGTGTTTTCCGTGGGAACTTGCAGTGGTTTAAGCTCAGATAAAGTCAAACTAGGAGATGTAGTTGTATCTGCCAAGTTGACAACAGCAGCTGGATTCAAATCTCCTGTAAGTAGACGTATGAGTGATCTTGTTAGAGATGCACCCTATGGGTGGGTTGCTCCTTTGGAAAATCCAGATGAATTGGAGGTTGAAGTACACTGTGATGGTGATATTTTGAGCCAAACACAGGCAGCGAGGTGTGGATGTGCTGATCTTCATTTACAATATCCAGAAGCAATTGCTGTTGAGACAGAAGGGGAAG GTGTTTTCGCTGCAGCCTATGATGAAAAGATTGAGTGGGTGGTAGTAAAAGGTGTGGCAAGTTTTGTTAATCAAACCCAACTGTCAAGAAGTGAGTGGATGTCCTTTGCAAGTACCATGGCAGCCTCTGTTGTGGCAAAGATGCTCAATGACCCTGTTGTTTTCGAAGAATGGCCGCACTGTAACCAAG ATGCTTCCTGCGAACCTCGGATGCCATCAGAAGTACAAGGCAAATTAGAGACAAAATGTGGTACGGCCCGAAAAG ATATCTCTTTGACTTATCATGGCCTTTCACCAAATCAAGCAcgagaagaagagaaagagtCTAAGCAACACGCAG ctaCTTCTTCATGTCAGAGTCATATCATAGAATCGATAAGACAAATTTACCAAACGAATGAAGGGGTGGTTTTGCCAGTTCCTTGGAATGAAGGGTTCAGCTTCCAACTAGAGAACATTTTCACCAGACTTAAGATAGTTCCAAAAGAAAAGACACGCGGAACGCTGGCGAAAGAAATCACCAACATGACAAGTATTTTTACATCACACGAAGATTGCCAACATCCGCGAGTTGTCCTGATTGAGGGCGAACCCGGCATGGGAAAGACGACCTACTGTAAAAAGCTGGCATATGATTGGGCAACTAAACAACACCACAAATGGGATGCGTCTTTCCCAAGAGTAGAGGTGCTCCTGCTCCTCAGATGTCGTGACATTGATTCTAGCATCTGGGAGGCTATCGACGATCACATTCTTCCGGAAGAAGTCGACCCAGAgttgaaagaaacgtttttccGGTTCGTGCGAGAAAACCCTTCTAAAGTCCTGTTAGTGCTCGATGGGTTGGATGAGGCAGACCCTCAAAAATTGGCTGTGTACTTTAGTCTTATTCAAAGAAAGCTGCTCCCTGGTTGTCACATTGTTCTTACTTCTCGTCACGAAGCAGGAATTAAAGTAAGACCTTACTCGGACACACTGTTGGAGATTGTTGGATTTACGAGAAGTGATGCGGAGTGTTTTATAACGAAGTATTTTCGAGACGCAGTGCAAATGGGAGAGAAGCTGATAAATGTACTGTGGCATCCGTATGATGCTGATGAGCACATTGAAGGGAATTTAAATGAACTAACTAAAAACCCTTTGAATACACTTCTGCTCTGTCTGCTTTTCGAAGATTTTGGCGGCGTTCTaccaaacaacagaacacagcTGTACGTAGAGATCGTTGTCTTCGTTTTGAGGCGATACGAAATGAAGAAGCATTTACCAAGTAGTGGTAAAGACCTTCTAATAGTTTACAAGAAGGAACTGATGACCCTAGGGAGAATGGCGCTAGAATCTCTTTTTAAAGGAGAGCAGCATTTCGATGACGTCCGTTGGAATTTCACGGAAAGTCTTTTCATTAAATTTGGCTTTCTCTCGATCCAGGCTGGCGGTAGTAAGAGAACGCCTTGTTGCCGTTATAGCTTTTTTCACAAGAGTTTTCAAGAATTCTTTTCTGGTCTATATCTTGCGTTTTCAATCCTGGATGGAGAAATTGATAAGAAGTCTGTTCTGACTGACGAAAGATATTTTCGTGAACTAAATCAAGTTTTTATGTTCATGAGTGGAATCATATCCTCACAATGTGAGGAAACGGCAGTGTCGATTGTAAATAGTGTTGCCTCACTTGCAAGTGTGAGAGGCCGCAGATCTCCGCATGGTGCGGAGTTGTACGTGAAGTTGGCTTTAGATGTCATTGGGGAATCTAAAACTTGCTCCGAAAACCTGTATACTAAATTAGCTAATACCTTTGGAAAAAGTCTTGATTTGACGGAAATTCGAATAGACTTCATGTCACGTACGAGCATTGCTGCCTTTTCCCAGGCCTtcacagtaaacacctcccttactactttgcaTTTGTCTGGCGACTTCATTGGTGTTGAGGATGCtatttcactttcactttcccaggccctcgcagtaaacacctcccttactactttgaatttgacgGGCAGCTTCATTGGTGccgagggtgctacttcactttcccaggccctcacagtaaacacctcccttactactttgatTTTGTGGGGCAGCTTCATTCGTGccgagggtgctacttcactttcccaggccctcgcagcaaacacctcccttactactttggatttgtctcacaactccattggtgatgagggtgctacttcactttcccaggccctcgcagtaaacacctcccttactactttgaagTTGTCGGGCAGCTtcattggtgctgagggtgctacttcactttcccaggccctcgcagtaaacacatcccttactactttggatttgtctggcaactccattggtgctgagggtgctacttcactttcccaggccctcgcagtaaacacctcccttactactttggatttgtgtGGAAACTtcattggtgctgagggtgctacttcactttcccaggccctcgcagtaaacacctcccttactactgtGCATTTGTATggcaactccattggtgctgagggtgctacttcactttcccaggccctcgcactaaacacctcccttactactgtGCATTTGTATGGCAACTTCATTGGTGCTCCTCGCCCTAGTTTAGACCCTCGCATCATACTTTGGTGGTGA
- the LOC138035605 gene encoding nucleotide-binding oligomerization domain-containing protein 2-like isoform X1, whose product MPPKLRVKPPKQSDLPVDSKPWEDADLPIDILLITVEDCDFLSCFSFLDQPFKSYKEEVGWIYFGYTGNNGNQEKLKVALMKCSKGAAVPGGSLTAVKNAVRVLSPKAVFSVGTCSGLSSDKVKLGDVVVSAKLTTAAGFKSPVSRRMSDLVRDAPYGWVAPLENPDELEVEVHCDGDILSQTQAARCGCADLHLQYPEAIAVETEGEGVFAAAYDEKIEWVVVKGVASFVNQTQLSRSEWMSFASTMAASVVAKMLNDPVVFEEWPHCNQDASCEPRMPSEVQGKLETKCGTARKDISLTYHGLSPNQAREEEKESKQHADVSVKEQTQILFTRESFPSSSVASYRTEATSSCQSHIIESIRQIYQTNEGVVLPVPWNEGFSFQLENIFTRLKIVPKEKTRGTLAKEITNMTSIFTSHEDCQHPRVVLIEGEPGMGKTTYCKKLAYDWATKQHHKWDASFPRVEVLLLLRCRDIDSSIWEAIDDHILPEEVDPELKETFFRFVRENPSKVLLVLDGLDEADPQKLAVYFSLIQRKLLPGCHIVLTSRHEAGIKVRPYSDTLLEIVGFTRSDAECFITKYFRDAVQMGEKLINVLWHPYDADEHIEGNLNELTKNPLNTLLLCLLFEDFGGVLPNNRTQLYVEIVVFVLRRYEMKKHLPSSGKDLLIVYKKELMTLGRMALESLFKGEQHFDDVRWNFTESLFIKFGFLSIQAGGSKRTPCCRYSFFHKSFQEFFSGLYLAFSILDGEIDKKSVLTDERYFRELNQVFMFMSGIISSQCEETAVSIVNSVASLASVRGRRSPHGAELYVKLALDVIGESKTCSENLYTKLANTFGKSLDLTEIRIDFMSRTSIAAFSQAFTVNTSLTTLHLSGDFIGVEDAISLSLSQALAVNTSLTTLNLTGSFIGAEGATSLSQALTVNTSLTTLILWGSFIRAEGATSLSQALAANTSLTTLDLSHNSIGDEGATSLSQALAVNTSLTTLKLSGSFIGAEGATSLSQALAVNTSLTTLDLSGNSIGAEGATSLSQALAVNTSLTTLDLCGNFIGAEGATSLSQALAVNTSLTTVHLYGNSIGAEGATSLSQALALNTSLTTVHLYGNFIGAPRPSLDPRIILWW is encoded by the exons ATGCCCCCAAAACTCAGGGTCAAGCCACCAAAGCAGAGTGATCTTCCAGTTGACAGCAAACCCTGGGAAGATGCTGATCTGCCAATTGATATTTTGTTAATAACAGTGGAGGATTGTGATTTCTTGAGTTGTTTCTCATTTCTGGATCAACCCTTCAAAAGTTACAAGGAAGAAGTTGGTTGGATCTATTTTGGATACACTGGTAATAATGGTAACCAAGAGAAGCTTAAAGTTGCATTAATGAAATGTTCTAAAGGTGCCGCAGTCCCAGGGGGATCATTAACAGCTGTAAAGAATGCTGTCAGGGTCTTAAGCCCTAAGGCAGTGTTTTCCGTGGGAACTTGCAGTGGTTTAAGCTCAGATAAAGTCAAACTAGGAGATGTAGTTGTATCTGCCAAGTTGACAACAGCAGCTGGATTCAAATCTCCTGTAAGTAGACGTATGAGTGATCTTGTTAGAGATGCACCCTATGGGTGGGTTGCTCCTTTGGAAAATCCAGATGAATTGGAGGTTGAAGTACACTGTGATGGTGATATTTTGAGCCAAACACAGGCAGCGAGGTGTGGATGTGCTGATCTTCATTTACAATATCCAGAAGCAATTGCTGTTGAGACAGAAGGGGAAG GTGTTTTCGCTGCAGCCTATGATGAAAAGATTGAGTGGGTGGTAGTAAAAGGTGTGGCAAGTTTTGTTAATCAAACCCAACTGTCAAGAAGTGAGTGGATGTCCTTTGCAAGTACCATGGCAGCCTCTGTTGTGGCAAAGATGCTCAATGACCCTGTTGTTTTCGAAGAATGGCCGCACTGTAACCAAG ATGCTTCCTGCGAACCTCGGATGCCATCAGAAGTACAAGGCAAATTAGAGACAAAATGTGGTACGGCCCGAAAAG ATATCTCTTTGACTTATCATGGCCTTTCACCAAATCAAGCAcgagaagaagagaaagagtCTAAGCAACACGCAG ATGTTTCTGTCAAGGAACAAACTCAGATCCTATTTACAAGGGAGAGCTTTCCATCTTCTTCTGTGGCTTCTTATCGAACGGAAG ctaCTTCTTCATGTCAGAGTCATATCATAGAATCGATAAGACAAATTTACCAAACGAATGAAGGGGTGGTTTTGCCAGTTCCTTGGAATGAAGGGTTCAGCTTCCAACTAGAGAACATTTTCACCAGACTTAAGATAGTTCCAAAAGAAAAGACACGCGGAACGCTGGCGAAAGAAATCACCAACATGACAAGTATTTTTACATCACACGAAGATTGCCAACATCCGCGAGTTGTCCTGATTGAGGGCGAACCCGGCATGGGAAAGACGACCTACTGTAAAAAGCTGGCATATGATTGGGCAACTAAACAACACCACAAATGGGATGCGTCTTTCCCAAGAGTAGAGGTGCTCCTGCTCCTCAGATGTCGTGACATTGATTCTAGCATCTGGGAGGCTATCGACGATCACATTCTTCCGGAAGAAGTCGACCCAGAgttgaaagaaacgtttttccGGTTCGTGCGAGAAAACCCTTCTAAAGTCCTGTTAGTGCTCGATGGGTTGGATGAGGCAGACCCTCAAAAATTGGCTGTGTACTTTAGTCTTATTCAAAGAAAGCTGCTCCCTGGTTGTCACATTGTTCTTACTTCTCGTCACGAAGCAGGAATTAAAGTAAGACCTTACTCGGACACACTGTTGGAGATTGTTGGATTTACGAGAAGTGATGCGGAGTGTTTTATAACGAAGTATTTTCGAGACGCAGTGCAAATGGGAGAGAAGCTGATAAATGTACTGTGGCATCCGTATGATGCTGATGAGCACATTGAAGGGAATTTAAATGAACTAACTAAAAACCCTTTGAATACACTTCTGCTCTGTCTGCTTTTCGAAGATTTTGGCGGCGTTCTaccaaacaacagaacacagcTGTACGTAGAGATCGTTGTCTTCGTTTTGAGGCGATACGAAATGAAGAAGCATTTACCAAGTAGTGGTAAAGACCTTCTAATAGTTTACAAGAAGGAACTGATGACCCTAGGGAGAATGGCGCTAGAATCTCTTTTTAAAGGAGAGCAGCATTTCGATGACGTCCGTTGGAATTTCACGGAAAGTCTTTTCATTAAATTTGGCTTTCTCTCGATCCAGGCTGGCGGTAGTAAGAGAACGCCTTGTTGCCGTTATAGCTTTTTTCACAAGAGTTTTCAAGAATTCTTTTCTGGTCTATATCTTGCGTTTTCAATCCTGGATGGAGAAATTGATAAGAAGTCTGTTCTGACTGACGAAAGATATTTTCGTGAACTAAATCAAGTTTTTATGTTCATGAGTGGAATCATATCCTCACAATGTGAGGAAACGGCAGTGTCGATTGTAAATAGTGTTGCCTCACTTGCAAGTGTGAGAGGCCGCAGATCTCCGCATGGTGCGGAGTTGTACGTGAAGTTGGCTTTAGATGTCATTGGGGAATCTAAAACTTGCTCCGAAAACCTGTATACTAAATTAGCTAATACCTTTGGAAAAAGTCTTGATTTGACGGAAATTCGAATAGACTTCATGTCACGTACGAGCATTGCTGCCTTTTCCCAGGCCTtcacagtaaacacctcccttactactttgcaTTTGTCTGGCGACTTCATTGGTGTTGAGGATGCtatttcactttcactttcccaggccctcgcagtaaacacctcccttactactttgaatttgacgGGCAGCTTCATTGGTGccgagggtgctacttcactttcccaggccctcacagtaaacacctcccttactactttgatTTTGTGGGGCAGCTTCATTCGTGccgagggtgctacttcactttcccaggccctcgcagcaaacacctcccttactactttggatttgtctcacaactccattggtgatgagggtgctacttcactttcccaggccctcgcagtaaacacctcccttactactttgaagTTGTCGGGCAGCTtcattggtgctgagggtgctacttcactttcccaggccctcgcagtaaacacatcccttactactttggatttgtctggcaactccattggtgctgagggtgctacttcactttcccaggccctcgcagtaaacacctcccttactactttggatttgtgtGGAAACTtcattggtgctgagggtgctacttcactttcccaggccctcgcagtaaacacctcccttactactgtGCATTTGTATggcaactccattggtgctgagggtgctacttcactttcccaggccctcgcactaaacacctcccttactactgtGCATTTGTATGGCAACTTCATTGGTGCTCCTCGCCCTAGTTTAGACCCTCGCATCATACTTTGGTGGTGA